The genome window TCCTCGCTGACGCCGTCAAGCCCGTAGGAGTCGGTGAACTCACCGGCGAAGCGTTCAGCCGCGCTTCCATCCGCGATGCACCACGGGCAGAAACGTCCGTCGACCTCGTGTGCGGTGTAGAAGGTGGCCGTGTAGATCCAGCCGGTGTCGCGCCCGCAGCAAGCGCACGTCTCGGCGGCGGCGCGGATGGACCCGCTTGCGAGTTGGCATACCGGCCGGCCGTCGGCGAGTTGGCGTGGTTGCAGGCGCGCCACCTCCACCGGCTCGCCGAACGGCAGGGGGACATCCGCGGGACGGTCGACGACACCGGGATCCGGCTCACCACCGCGCACAGCTCGGTCGGCCACGACTGGCACCTCTATTCGCGCTTTGTAGAGACTCCTGTTCGTGCTTCTCAGCGCCGACAAGTCCGCCGTCGGCTTCGCCGTCCTGCGCGCCGGGAGCCCATGCCAGGCGGCGTCGGCGGCGGCTCCAAGCTCCACCGGCCCGTCCGCGCCGGGAGCAGAGAGAGGGAGCCGTACATGCTCCAGCGTGACAGACACGACGTCGTCGTGGCCGGTGCCGGGATCGTCGGCCTTGCCGCTACCTCCGCTCTGGTCGCTGCCGGGCGCGACACCGTGTGCCTGGAGGCCCGGGACCGCTGCGGCGGACGTGTGACTCGGCATCGCGGCCGAGGCCCCGGGCCGGTGCGAAGCCGAACAGCGCGGTGGGCCGCCAAGGGGCCCGACATGCGCCGGTGTCACCACCTTCAACGCCCTGCGGCACTCCGGCGCCGGGCCCTGTTCGGCCCCCCTCTACCAGAAGGCCGCCCTGGACGGCAGGCTGCACTGGGCCTCGACCGAAACGGCCGACCAGTACGCCGGACACATCGAAGGCGCTCTCGCCGCCGCCGAGCGAGCGGTGACGGCATCCCCAGATCGGCGGCCAAAGGGTCCGAACTCCTCGGCGAACGTCCGCTTCTGCTCGCCCCGGCCGATTGGACGCCCTGATGGACTCGGCGAACCCGGAGAAGTTCCGCGGCACGCTGCGCACGGTCAAACGGCTCACCGAGTTCCGTGAGACCGTCGCGGAGCGCGTGCACGCCCGTATCGGCGACATCGCCGCCGGCCGGGTCGGAGCCCCCACCCAACTCGCCATCGTCACCGCCCGCTTGCTGACCGCTCTCATCAACCACGAGTACCAGCACGACCAGTGGATCAGCGAGGTCCGCGCCGGGGACCTCGGCCACGCGCTACCGCCCGACCCCGACAGCGAGCACCTGCGCCGGATCGACGGCTATCTCGTCGTGGACGTCCTGTAGCCGCTGGCCACCGCGACTGCAGCGATTCCCCTGAGGCTTGTTGCGAACCGCCTGGGTCACCATGAGTGGACGTGTGCGGTGCCCCCTGGTCCGGTCGGAGGCTTCCCGGGACACCGCTGTCTGCGCATGTCCGGAACAGTGCTGTCACCACGGTCATCCACGGTGTGGATGAGCCGGATACGAGATTCG of Streptomyces cynarae contains these proteins:
- a CDS encoding CbrC family protein, yielding MADRAVRGGEPDPGVVDRPADVPLPFGEPVEVARLQPRQLADGRPVCQLASGSIRAAAETCACCGRDTGWIYTATFYTAHEVDGRFCPWCIADGSAAERFAGEFTDSYGLDGVSEDVLHEVTRRTPGFHAWQDPHWLVHCQDAAAFVGEVGYSELAAHPAALDQLRVDMHIDGRRDEHQLENFLTHLGEGATAMLFRCTICGDHLAYADAS
- a CDS encoding NAD(P)-binding protein codes for the protein MLQRDRHDVVVAGAGIVGLAATSALVAAGRDTVCLEARDRCGGRVTRHRGRGPGPVRSRTARWAAKGPDMRRCHHLQRPAALRRRALFGPPLPEGRPGRQAALGLDRNGRPVRRTHRRRSRRRRASGDGIPRSAAKGSELLGERPLLLAPADWTP